A stretch of DNA from Hoeflea ulvae:
CAGTGTCTTCCGCCAGATAGGCTTCGATCTGGTCGGGATCGGCGCCGCCGCGCCAGTCACTTTCGATGAATTCGGCTTTCAGCTTCAGCTGCTCGGCGATCTTTTTCCACAGGGTGGCGAAATGACCGGTCTCGAACATCAGCACCCGGTCACCCGGCGACAGCGTGTTGACCAGCGCCGCTTCCCAGGCGCCGGTGCCCGAGGACGGATAGATGAAGACATTCTGCTCCGTCTTGAAGATTGTCTTCAGACCGGTCAGCGCCTGCATCCCGACCTTGGCAAAATCCGGTCCGCGATGATCGATGGTCTGCGCCGAGATCGCCCGCAGGATGCGTCCAGGCACCGAGCTCGGTCCTGGTATCTGCAAGAAGTGATGTCCTGTCTGTCTCATGATCCCCCCGGGATTTCGTCCGCGTCTCACCCGGTCTTTTTGGTCCGACCGGCGTCATGCAGCATCTTTGTCGTTGTGTAGATTACATTTTGAATTCATAATTAAGTCAACAAAATTCTCGTTTCCGTATTTTCTGGCCAGGTGGATCACGTGTCGAATCTTGCTCAAACCCTTTCCAAGCGTGTCCAGGGCGACATCATGTTCGACCGGTTTTCCCGCGGCCGTTACGCAACCGATGCCTCGTTTTACCAGATGATGCCGCTCGGGATTCTCTCGCCCAGATCCGAAGACGACATCCACGCCGCCATCGACATTGCCCGCGAACAGGCCGTGCCGGTCCTCGCCGAGGGCGGCGGAACCTCGCAATGCGGCCAGACCGTCAACGAGGCGCTGGTTCTCGACAACACCCAGTATTTCAACGACATCCTGGAACTCGACGTCGACAACATGCGCTGTGTGGTTCGCCCCGGCATCGTTCTCGATGAGCTCAACCGCGCACTCAAGCAGCATGGCCTCTGGTTTCCTGTCGATGTGTCCACCGCCTCACGGGCCACCATCGGCGGCATGGCGGCCAACAATTCATGCGGCGGGAAATCCCTCCGCTACGGCATGATGCGCGACAATGTGCTGTCGATCGAAGCCGTCATGGCCGATGGCAGCAAGCACCATTTCGGGCCGGACAGCAGCGGCCAGTCCGCGGCCTACAAAGCGCTCTCGGCGGATCTTCTGGCGCTCGGCGCCCGGGAAGCCGCGGAAATCGATGCGCGTTTTCCAAATGTGATGCGCCGCGTCGGCGGCTACAATATCGATGCCCTGGTCCCCGGCGCGGCCCCCAACAACCTGGCCCATCTGCTGGTCGGCTCGGAGGGAACGCTCGCCTATTCGACCGCGATCGAGCTGAAGCTCTCGCCGCTGATTTCAGGCAAGGCGATCGGTGTCTGCCACTTCCCGACATTCTATCAGGCCATGGATGCGGCGCAGCATCTGGTCACCCTGATGCCGCAGGGCGTGGAGCTGGTGGATTCGACCATGATCGCGCTGGCGCGTGACATTCCGATGTTCCGCCGCACCATCGAGAATTTTGTCACCGGCGACCCGGCGGCACTCCTGCTGGTCGAATTCATCGAGGAGGATCAGGCCGACAACGCGGTCAAGCTGTGTCAGTTGGAGGAGATGATGGGGGATCTCGGATTCGCCTGGTCGGGAACGGGCAAACAATGGGGCGGCGTGACCTCGGTCACCGACCCTGTTCTGCAAAACCAGATCGCCGAGCTGCGCAAATCCGGGCTCAACATCATGATGTCGATGAAGACAGACGGAAAACCGGTCTCCTTCGTCGAGGATTGCGCCGTCGAGCTGCCCGACCTCGCGGAATACACGGCAGGACTGACGGACATCTTCGAAAAACACGGCACCAGGGGAACCTGGTACGCCCACGCCTCTGTCGGCTGCCTGCATGTCCGCCCGGTTCTCAATCTCAGGCTCGACCAGGACGTCAGGACCATGCGCGCCGTGGCCGAGGAATGTTTTGACCTGGTAGCACGCTACAAGGGCTCCCATTCGGGCGAACATGGCGACGGCATCGTCCGCTCCGAATTCCACGAGAAGATGTTCGGTGCGCGGATGGTGGCGAATTTCGGCGAGGTCAAGCAGCGCTTTGATCCCGGCGGCCTGTTCAATCCGGGCAAGATCGTGTCCCCGCCAAAGATGGATGACCGGCGGCTGTTCCGCTATCCGCCGGATTATTCGGTGCCGGAAATGCAGACCGAGCTCGACTGGTCCGAATGGACCGGCAGCGGCGGCGGTTTCCAGGGCGCCATCGAGATGTGCAACAACAATGGCGCCTGCCGCAAGCTCAAGGGCGGGGTCATGTGCCCGTCCTTCCGCGTCACCCGCAAGGAAAAGGACCTGACCCGCGGCCGCGCCAACACGCTGCGCCTGGCAATCTCGGGTCAGCTCGGCGCAAATGCCTTCGCCTCTGACGAGATGGCCGACACCATGAAGCTCTGCGTTTCCTGCAAGGGCTGCAAGAGCGAGTGCCCCACCGGCGTCGACATGGCCCGCATGAAGATCGAGGTGCTGTCTGCACGGGCAAAAAAGAACGGGCTCGGTCTTCACGACAGGCTGGTCGGTTTTCTGCCGCGCTATGCCGTCTGGGCTTCCAAGGCTCCCTTCCTGATGAACCTGCGGGACCGCATCCCCGGCCTGGCAAGACTGTCGGAAAAGCTCACCGGCTTCACCGCACAACGCGCACTGCCGCAATGGAGCGCAAACCCCTTCAGGGACAGCGAGCTCCAGGATAGTCCTGCACCGCAAGCGGTGCTGTTTGTCGACAGTTTCAACCGGTATTTCGAGCCTGAAAACCTGCGCGCGGCGATCCGTGTTCTGCAGGCGGCCGGCGTGTCGCTGGATGTGGTCAAGGCGGCCGACGGCGGACGGCCCTTGTGTTGCGGGCGCACATTCCTGTCCGTCGGGCTGGTCGACAAGGCGAAAGAAGAGGCACAGCGACTGGTCGAGGCACTCCTGCCCTATGCGGAAAAAGGCCTGCCGATCATCGGCCTTGAACCGAGTTGCCTTTTGACCCTGCGTGACGAGATCCCCGCCCTCCTGCCCGGCAAGCCGACAGCCCTGATTGCAAAACACGCCGTCATGTTCGAGGAATTCATCGCCAACCAGTCCGAAAATACCGCCTTCCATCTGCCATTGAAATCGCCGCAGGCGAAGATCGTCCTGCACGGCCATTGCCACCAGAAGGCAATGAATGTGATGTCCAGCATCGAGAAGGTGCTGGCAATGCTGCCCGATACGCCGGTCGAAAAGATCGAAACCAGTTGCTGCGGCATGGCCGGTGCGTTCGGCTATGGAACTGACACGCATGCGATATCCCTGCAAATGGGCGAGCTGGACCTGCTTCCGGCGGTGCGCGCCGCAGATTCTGATGCGATCATTGTTGCAGATGGCACTTCCTGCAGGCATCAGATAAGCGACAATACCGACCGCAAGCCGTTGCATGTCGCCCGCCTTCTGGACATGGTGCTGAAACAGGATGCCTGAGACCAAATGAGTGCAATGACCGATAGCAATGTGATTGAACGAAAGTCCCTTCACCTCGAACTGGTGGAGCGCATCCGGCCTCTGATCGTCGAAAGCCAATTGCTGCCCGGCGACAAGGTGCCCGAAAGAGAATTATGTGAGCGTTTCGGCGTGTCACGCACGCCAATGCGCGAGGCCCTCAAGGTGCTGGCATCCGAAGGCCTGGTGCGGCTGGAACCCAATCGCGGCGCATGGGTGACCGTGGTCACGGTTGAAGAAGTGGAAGAGGTGTTTCCGGTTCTCGGAGTTCTCGAAGCCTTGTCCGGGGAACTGGCCTGCGCCTACATCACCGACGCAGAGATCAGCCATGTCCGCCGGCTGCATGACCAGATGATGCAGAGCTATAGAGACCGGAATCTGGCCGATTATTTCAAGACCAATCAGGAGATCCACGGCGCCATCCTGGTGGCTGCCAGAAACCACACCCTGACCAATGCCTGCCGGGCCCTTTCCGCGCGCATGCAAAGGGCCCGCTATGTCGCCAACATGTCGGAAAAACGCTGGGCCGACGCTGTCAGCGAGCATGAGCAGATCATCCAGTCGCTCGAAGCCCGCGATGGCAAGCAGTTGAGCCAGGTCCTAATTGAGCACATGAAGAACAAGAAAGCGTCGGTGCTGGCCTGGCTGACAGGAGCGGCACCGAAAACGCCGTCCAGGGAAACCGCGGAATAGAACTGCTGCAGACGGCCGGGCCCCGGGCAACTTCTGTATGGCTACCCGCATCCCGAAAGACCCGCGTCACGCCTGATGCGCGCCCGTCCGGGCGAAAACATCACACCGCCAGATAGCGCGTCTTGAGGTCGGGATTGGCGTCGAACTCGGCCCAGTCACCCGAGAACACGATCCGCCCGCTGTCGAGCAGATAGAGCCGTTCGGTACAGGCGCGGGCGAACCAGACATTCTGTTCGGTCAGCAGCAGCGTTGTGCCGTTGTTCTTGCGCATCGCCGCAAGCTGGCGGGCAATGTCCTGCACGATCACAGGCGCCACGCCCTCCGTCGGCTCGTCCAGCAACAGGCAGTCCGGGCGTGAAAACACCGAACGCGCGATAGCAAGAACCTGCTGCTGGCCGCCGCTGAGTTCGAAGCCGAGCCGGTCCTGGAGATCGCGCAGCATCGGAAAGAAACCGAAGATCTCCTCCAGCGTATAGGGCTCTGTGCCCGGACGCGTTGCGTGACGGCCCATCTTGATATTCTCGGCGACCGTCAGATGGCGGTAAATCCGCCGGTCTTCGGGCACCAGGCCAAGGCCGCGGCGGGCGCGCGCAAAGGCGGGTAGTCCGGTGACATCCTCGCCGCGCAGCGTGATCGGCCCTTCTGCCTTGGGCCCGCCATTCATGATCCCCTTGAACAGCGTCGTCTTGCCGGCGCCGTTGCGTCCGAGAATGGCGACACCTTCGCCATCGGCCACCGAGATTTTGACGTCCTGGATGATGTGGCTGTCACCGTAGAAAAGATTGAGCGGTCCGGCTTCAAGCATAATGGGTCTCCGCTCCAAGATAGACTTCACGCACCATCGGGTTCTCGCGCACCTCGTCCGGAGTTCCCGCGGCAATGAGTTCGCCGTGGTGAAGAACGACAACACGCGAGGCCAGGCCGAAGACGACATCCATGTCATGTTCGGTGAGCACCACCGTCATGCCGTGACGCTGCTTGACCGCTGCAATGAGCTCGATCGATGCTTGACGGTCTGCCGGAGCCATGCCGGCAGTCGGCTCATCCAGCAAGAGTATGCGCGGCCGCAGCGCCAGGCTCATTGCCAGTTCAAGCCGCTTCTTGTCCCCGTGTGACAGGAACCGCGCCTCGTGCGACCCCTTGCCGGCCAGATCGACCTCGACCAGGATCTCTTCGACGAGGTCGCGGACATCTGCGGCCGGGCGGCAGCGGAATCCGGGTCCGGAACCCGCCGGCTTCTGGGCCAGATAGGCCTCGACGGCAACGAGCACATTCTCCGCCGCGGTCAGGTCCAGAAACACGCTTGCGACCTGGAAGGAGCGTCCGAACCCCATGCGGACGCGGCGCCAGGCCGGCATCCGGGTGATGTCCCGGCCATTGTAGATCACGGCGCCGCTGCCGGCGAAGACCTCGCCGCTGAGCACCTTGAACAAGGTGGTTTTCCCGGCGCCGTTCGGGCCGATCACGGCCAGCGTGTCGCCCTCCATGACCGACAGGTTGACCTGCTTGAGGACCTTGACCGAGGGGTAGTCCTTGACGATGTCCCCGGCCTCGAGGATCGGCCTTGCAGTTGCGGGTGCTGTGGTCATTCCGCCGGCTCCTCTGTTGGCTTGTCCGGCCGCTTTGCAGACAGCCTGGTCTTGAGCCGTGCCAGGCCACCGAGAATGCCGCCGGGAAGCAACAGCACCACCACCAGCAGGGTCGCGCCGATGACGATCTCCGACAGGCCATGCATGGTCCGTGTTCCATATTCGAGGATCGAGAACCCGATGGCGCCGACGACCGGCCCCCAGAAACTCTGCACACCACCAAGCAGGGCGTAGAGAATAGGACGGGCGGAGAACGACCAGTGCGCCACTTCAGGCGTCAGCAATTGCAGCCACGGACCATACAAGGCGCCCACGAGCGCAGTCACCGTCGATGCGATGACGAAGGAGGCCAGCCGGTTGGCAAAGACATTGATGCCGAGGAACTCGGCCCGGACCGGGTCCTGCTCGATGCTCTTGAAGCGCCGGCCTACCGGCCCGTGGATGACCCACCAGATGAGGCTGCCCAAAAGGGCGCAGACCAGCACCATGAAATAATAGTAATTGTCACCCTGGGCGAGGTCGATGGAGACAAAACCAAGGCCGAGCTCTGGACGCTGGATGCCGGTGAAACCGTCCTCGCGGCCCAGTTCGGGAATATAGGACAGGAACAGATAGACGATCTGGGCAAGCGCCAGGCTGAGGATGGCGAAATAGACACCCAGCGAGCGGCGCAAGGCAATGATGCCGACCAGCAACGCCACCAGCGCGCCGAACAATGCGGCTGAGGACAGCGTGACAAAGGGGTGCAGGTCGGGCCAGGTTCTGGCCAGCAGCGCATAGCAATAGCCGCCGATGGCGAAGAAGGAGGCGTGACCGAAACTGACCAGCCCGGTGCGGCCGAACATCAGGTTCCAGCTCAATCCGAAGATGATGTGCAGCGCCAGGGTGCCGGCAACAAAGACGATGCCCTTGTCCGCCACCGAAGGCAGCGCCAGCATCACCGCCAGAAAGGCGGCGCCGATACCGAGGTCCCGGACGAGTGTGGTTTCAAAGCGCTGTTTCATAGCCGTGCTCCCCTGACCAGACCCTCGGGCCGCAACAGCAACATGACCACCATCGCGATGTAGAAGAACATGCCGGGCACTTCCGAGAAATAGACCGATCCGAAGGAGTCGATGACGCAGAGCAGGATCGCGGCAAGAAAGGTCCCGCGGATATTGCCCATACCGCCGACGATGAGAACACCAAAGGCCTGCACCACGAAGGTGCTTGCGAGATTGGGCGAAATGGTCTGGTTGGGCAGCAGCAGGCCGCCGGCGATGCCGGCAAGAAAGAACCCGAAAACAACGATCCAGGTGTAGAACCGGGGAACATTGACGCCAAGCATCTGCGCCATCCACGGATCGCTGGCAATCGACTGGGTCAGCTTGCCGGTTTCGGTGTGCTGCAGCACCCATTCGAGAAAGACGTAGCAGGCGATGCCGAGCAGGATGATGAAGATCGCATAGGTCGGCATGAACAGGTCGCCGACAATGTAGATGCCGGCCAGCGCCGAGGGTGCGGCGGCACTGTGAAACGACACGCCCCATATCGCCTTCACGGCCCCTTCGGTGAGCAGCAGAAGGGCATAGGTGGCAATCAGCGAATAGGCTTCATCGACCTTTTGCAAGGGCCTGAACACAAAGCGCTCGACCAACAGGCCGATGCCGCCGAGCACCAGTCCGGACGCCACGCTGACCAGCAGGTAGGACAGCATCGACTCCGTCGAGCCAAACAGCGAAACCAGCGAAAAGGCGACATAGGCGCCGATCATGAAGAACCCGCCATGGGCGAAATTCAGGACCCGCAGGATGCCGAAGATCAGCGTCAGCCCGGTGGCGAAGAGAAATATCACCATGGCCGAGAACAGGCCGTTGAACACGGGACTGAGTACATAGGTCAGCAATTGAAATCACCCGATTATGGACCCGCGAAACCGAGGCTTCGCGGGTCGTCCGCCAGATCATGCAGGATGAAGGACGCTTGCCCTCAGCCCTTCTTGAAGTTGAACTCGATCGGCTGGCCGGGAGCTGCCGGTTCGCTCAGACCGTCGTCCTTGATGACCCGGTAATCGGTCACTTTCCAGCCCTGTTCGCTGTCGTCGGGACCGAACTGGACCAGGTTGAGATCGCAGATGGCCTGGTGATCTTCCTTGCGGATCTTGCGCATGCCCTTGCAGGTGTCGAATTCGAGATCCTCAAGCGCGGCTATCACCTTTTCGGTGTCGGTGCTGCCGGCTTTCTGGATGGCGCTGGCATAGGCCAGCACCGAGGCATGGGCCTCGCCCATATAGCCTGCGGGATGCTGGTCGCCGGTTTCCTTGACATAGGCCGCATAGAGATCATCATTGATCTTATGGCCTTCATAGGCGCCGTAATACCAGTGGAACCCGGACCAGAGCCCCTCGGGCGTGTTCTTGCCCATGGCCTGGGCAATGATGAACTCGCTGCCCGGATCAACCATCACGTCGAACTTCTTGGTCAGACCATAGGCCGCGGCCTGGCTGAACATGGTCACGGCATCGCCGCCATAGACGCCGCAATACAGACCCTTGGCGGAGCTGCGCATCAGCTGCACGATCTCGTTCTTGTAGTCGGTCGCGCCATATTTGGTCCAGATCGGGTCGCCGATCTCCAGTGGCTTGTTGGCGGCCTGATAGAATTCGCTCATTCCGTCGACAAAGGAATCCCAATTGGACTGGCTGATCGCCGTCTGCGGGCTAATCATCATCCAGTCTGCGACGTCGGAGGAATCCTCCGCCACCAGCTTGGCCAGCGCCCGCTGACGCGAATAGGCATGGTCGCAGGTCCGGAAGAAATTTGGCGAGAACTGCTCGTGGGTGAGCTCGTTGGCCGAAGCCGCCGACACCACCAGCACGGAATTGTCGGCCTGCAGCGTCGGCGAAATGGCAAGTGCCACGCCACTCGACAGGACACCGAGCATCAGGTTCACGCCATTGCCGGAGAGATCCTTGGCCGCAGCAACACCGGCGGCGGGTGCCACCTTGTCGTCGCGGGTTACAAGTTCAAGCGGCCGCCCCATGACGCCGCCGGCCTGGTTGATCTGGTTGACCGCGATTGTGGCGCCTGCCAACTGGTATCGTCCGATCACTTCCTGTGATCCGCTCAAAGGCGCAATCAGCCCCAGCCGGATGGGATTTCCGTCCGCGCGTGATGGTCGCGCCAGGCTACCCAGCGCACCGGCTGCTCCGAACGCTCCAAGCGATTTGATGACATTGCGACGTGTAAGATTGTTGATCATAGATACCTCCTCCACAAGATTTTCGAACGATAGTTAGATTTCAGACTTCTGTCAATCAGAGCTCGCAGTCAAATCCTGGGGCATCTCATTCGCTGTAGACGCCATCGCGCAGAAGCGCTGCGGAGGCCAGATCCGCACCCTGGCGATGGGTGTAAAAGCCCGAGCACAGTCCTCCATCCACCCGCAGCATGCTGCCGGTGACATAGGAGGCCGCATCGGAGAGCAGGAACAACACGGTTGAGGCTATTTCCCCGGGCAACGCCATCCGCCCCATCGGCGTCCGGTCATCCAGCACCTCGGTGACAAAGCTTGGCGGAATCCCCTGCCGTACCAGTGGTGTGTCGACTCCGTTCGGCGCGACCGCATTGACCCTTATGCCGCGCCGGCCCCATTCGATCGCCAGGACGTCGGTCAGCCCCGCCACGCCGAATTTCGAGGAACAGTAATTCGACCGTCCGGCAAAACCGCCCAGCGAATTGACGGAGCCAATATTGACGATGGCGCCTGCGCCGTGGGCCAGCATGCGGCGCCCGGCGGACTGGCAGGACAGGAACATGCCCTTGAGATTGGTATCCATCACCAGATCCCAGCTGGCTTCGCTCATGCTCTCGGCCGGGGCCGGCCGCGACAGCCCGGCAGCGGTGACAAGGCCGAAGATCGGACCCAGCTCGTCTTCCAGCATCTCCACGGCGCGCTCGGTGGCGGCAGCGTCGCGCACGTCCAGCGTCAGCCCGATCGCCGCACCGCCCTGCCCGCGAATGGTCTCGGCGAAAGCATCAGCCTCGTCGCCCTGGATATCGGCAATGCCTACTGCGGCACCCGCCTTCACCAGCGCCTCCACCGTAGCGCGGCCGATTCCCGACGCCGCCCCGGTGACCAGCACGGTCTTTCCACTGAAATCAAAACGCACATTCATCGCGGCACTCCCAAGCTCGATTATCACTGACCTGTCACTGGACCAGTCCGCCCCTCACGCCTGGGGTGACCCGGCTTTCGCAAGCGTTTTGCGGGCAATCTCGAGGTGCAGCCGCTCGACCATCTTGCCCTCGAGCGCAATAACGCCCCTGTTGGCATTTTCGGGCTCGGCAAAGGCACAGACGATGCGCTCGGCCTCGGCGATTTCCTCAGCCGACGGCGAAAACGCCTGGTTGGCAAAGGCGATCTGCGACGGGTGGATCAGGGTCTTGCCATCAAAGCCCAGCACCGCGCCCTCCCGGCATTCCGCCTCGAAACCGGCCTGGTCACGAAAATCATTATAGACGCCATCCACAACATCCAGCCCGAAAGCCCGGGCATGGATGACGACCTGCAGCAGCCAGTGCAGCAATGTCGACCGGCCGGCGGGAAGCGGCACGCCTGTTTCCTTGGCAAGATCGTTGGAACCGATCACGAAGCACGACAGCCGCGCGTCCGGCCGGCGGCCCAGCCGGGCGATCTCGGCGATATTGACGATGCCGAGCGGGGTTTCGACCATTGCCCAGATATGCACGCCTTCCAGTCCCTGACGATCCAGCGCTGCGGCTGCATCCAGAATGTCCTGCGCTTGCTCGACCTTGGGCAGCAGGATCGCATCCGGCCGGCACTCCATCGCAGCCTCAAAATCCTCGGCGCCCCATTCCGTAGCTGCGGCATTGACGCGGATGACGCGCTGTTGTGCAGCGCCCGGGTTTGCCGAAA
This window harbors:
- a CDS encoding FAD-binding and (Fe-S)-binding domain-containing protein; translated protein: MFDRFSRGRYATDASFYQMMPLGILSPRSEDDIHAAIDIAREQAVPVLAEGGGTSQCGQTVNEALVLDNTQYFNDILELDVDNMRCVVRPGIVLDELNRALKQHGLWFPVDVSTASRATIGGMAANNSCGGKSLRYGMMRDNVLSIEAVMADGSKHHFGPDSSGQSAAYKALSADLLALGAREAAEIDARFPNVMRRVGGYNIDALVPGAAPNNLAHLLVGSEGTLAYSTAIELKLSPLISGKAIGVCHFPTFYQAMDAAQHLVTLMPQGVELVDSTMIALARDIPMFRRTIENFVTGDPAALLLVEFIEEDQADNAVKLCQLEEMMGDLGFAWSGTGKQWGGVTSVTDPVLQNQIAELRKSGLNIMMSMKTDGKPVSFVEDCAVELPDLAEYTAGLTDIFEKHGTRGTWYAHASVGCLHVRPVLNLRLDQDVRTMRAVAEECFDLVARYKGSHSGEHGDGIVRSEFHEKMFGARMVANFGEVKQRFDPGGLFNPGKIVSPPKMDDRRLFRYPPDYSVPEMQTELDWSEWTGSGGGFQGAIEMCNNNGACRKLKGGVMCPSFRVTRKEKDLTRGRANTLRLAISGQLGANAFASDEMADTMKLCVSCKGCKSECPTGVDMARMKIEVLSARAKKNGLGLHDRLVGFLPRYAVWASKAPFLMNLRDRIPGLARLSEKLTGFTAQRALPQWSANPFRDSELQDSPAPQAVLFVDSFNRYFEPENLRAAIRVLQAAGVSLDVVKAADGGRPLCCGRTFLSVGLVDKAKEEAQRLVEALLPYAEKGLPIIGLEPSCLLTLRDEIPALLPGKPTALIAKHAVMFEEFIANQSENTAFHLPLKSPQAKIVLHGHCHQKAMNVMSSIEKVLAMLPDTPVEKIETSCCGMAGAFGYGTDTHAISLQMGELDLLPAVRAADSDAIIVADGTSCRHQISDNTDRKPLHVARLLDMVLKQDA
- a CDS encoding GntR family transcriptional regulator, coding for MTDSNVIERKSLHLELVERIRPLIVESQLLPGDKVPERELCERFGVSRTPMREALKVLASEGLVRLEPNRGAWVTVVTVEEVEEVFPVLGVLEALSGELACAYITDAEISHVRRLHDQMMQSYRDRNLADYFKTNQEIHGAILVAARNHTLTNACRALSARMQRARYVANMSEKRWADAVSEHEQIIQSLEARDGKQLSQVLIEHMKNKKASVLAWLTGAAPKTPSRETAE
- a CDS encoding ABC transporter ATP-binding protein, with protein sequence MLEAGPLNLFYGDSHIIQDVKISVADGEGVAILGRNGAGKTTLFKGIMNGGPKAEGPITLRGEDVTGLPAFARARRGLGLVPEDRRIYRHLTVAENIKMGRHATRPGTEPYTLEEIFGFFPMLRDLQDRLGFELSGGQQQVLAIARSVFSRPDCLLLDEPTEGVAPVIVQDIARQLAAMRKNNGTTLLLTEQNVWFARACTERLYLLDSGRIVFSGDWAEFDANPDLKTRYLAV
- a CDS encoding ABC transporter ATP-binding protein, with protein sequence MTTAPATARPILEAGDIVKDYPSVKVLKQVNLSVMEGDTLAVIGPNGAGKTTLFKVLSGEVFAGSGAVIYNGRDITRMPAWRRVRMGFGRSFQVASVFLDLTAAENVLVAVEAYLAQKPAGSGPGFRCRPAADVRDLVEEILVEVDLAGKGSHEARFLSHGDKKRLELAMSLALRPRILLLDEPTAGMAPADRQASIELIAAVKQRHGMTVVLTEHDMDVVFGLASRVVVLHHGELIAAGTPDEVRENPMVREVYLGAETHYA
- a CDS encoding branched-chain amino acid ABC transporter permease; the encoded protein is MKQRFETTLVRDLGIGAAFLAVMLALPSVADKGIVFVAGTLALHIIFGLSWNLMFGRTGLVSFGHASFFAIGGYCYALLARTWPDLHPFVTLSSAALFGALVALLVGIIALRRSLGVYFAILSLALAQIVYLFLSYIPELGREDGFTGIQRPELGLGFVSIDLAQGDNYYYFMVLVCALLGSLIWWVIHGPVGRRFKSIEQDPVRAEFLGINVFANRLASFVIASTVTALVGALYGPWLQLLTPEVAHWSFSARPILYALLGGVQSFWGPVVGAIGFSILEYGTRTMHGLSEIVIGATLLVVVLLLPGGILGGLARLKTRLSAKRPDKPTEEPAE
- a CDS encoding branched-chain amino acid ABC transporter permease, with the translated sequence MLTYVLSPVFNGLFSAMVIFLFATGLTLIFGILRVLNFAHGGFFMIGAYVAFSLVSLFGSTESMLSYLLVSVASGLVLGGIGLLVERFVFRPLQKVDEAYSLIATYALLLLTEGAVKAIWGVSFHSAAAPSALAGIYIVGDLFMPTYAIFIILLGIACYVFLEWVLQHTETGKLTQSIASDPWMAQMLGVNVPRFYTWIVVFGFFLAGIAGGLLLPNQTISPNLASTFVVQAFGVLIVGGMGNIRGTFLAAILLCVIDSFGSVYFSEVPGMFFYIAMVVMLLLRPEGLVRGARL
- a CDS encoding ABC transporter substrate-binding protein, which produces MINNLTRRNVIKSLGAFGAAGALGSLARPSRADGNPIRLGLIAPLSGSQEVIGRYQLAGATIAVNQINQAGGVMGRPLELVTRDDKVAPAAGVAAAKDLSGNGVNLMLGVLSSGVALAISPTLQADNSVLVVSAASANELTHEQFSPNFFRTCDHAYSRQRALAKLVAEDSSDVADWMMISPQTAISQSNWDSFVDGMSEFYQAANKPLEIGDPIWTKYGATDYKNEIVQLMRSSAKGLYCGVYGGDAVTMFSQAAAYGLTKKFDVMVDPGSEFIIAQAMGKNTPEGLWSGFHWYYGAYEGHKINDDLYAAYVKETGDQHPAGYMGEAHASVLAYASAIQKAGSTDTEKVIAALEDLEFDTCKGMRKIRKEDHQAICDLNLVQFGPDDSEQGWKVTDYRVIKDDGLSEPAAPGQPIEFNFKKG
- a CDS encoding SDR family NAD(P)-dependent oxidoreductase, with product MNVRFDFSGKTVLVTGAASGIGRATVEALVKAGAAVGIADIQGDEADAFAETIRGQGGAAIGLTLDVRDAAATERAVEMLEDELGPIFGLVTAAGLSRPAPAESMSEASWDLVMDTNLKGMFLSCQSAGRRMLAHGAGAIVNIGSVNSLGGFAGRSNYCSSKFGVAGLTDVLAIEWGRRGIRVNAVAPNGVDTPLVRQGIPPSFVTEVLDDRTPMGRMALPGEIASTVLFLLSDAASYVTGSMLRVDGGLCSGFYTHRQGADLASAALLRDGVYSE
- a CDS encoding HpcH/HpaI aldolase/citrate lyase family protein, coding for MQPSVRPRRSVLYVPAANAKAMAKSATLACDAIVYDLEDAVAPGAKPGARDALKAHFSANPGAAQQRVIRVNAAATEWGAEDFEAAMECRPDAILLPKVEQAQDILDAAAALDRQGLEGVHIWAMVETPLGIVNIAEIARLGRRPDARLSCFVIGSNDLAKETGVPLPAGRSTLLHWLLQVVIHARAFGLDVVDGVYNDFRDQAGFEAECREGAVLGFDGKTLIHPSQIAFANQAFSPSAEEIAEAERIVCAFAEPENANRGVIALEGKMVERLHLEIARKTLAKAGSPQA